The proteins below are encoded in one region of Bactrocera tryoni isolate S06 unplaced genomic scaffold, CSIRO_BtryS06_freeze2 scaffold_541, whole genome shotgun sequence:
- the LOC120781300 gene encoding 43 kDa receptor-associated protein of the synapse homolog isoform X2 has product MSWESISSKDLLSIPHSHNLSATHLLASPDGSRYLLENSNDLSQLDESYSRLAGCGSSPDVTSLWARHGISASHNSIINCFLVCQRSLKQYMARRKIERGLRLYEQHNQNAAVRIWRSALKTTDRREDCFQLLGYLYQAHMDWGKYREAIEFGHRQLGISEELDSPTMRAETYLNLARAHERLGGLERALSYARHSLYNECGTQCRTGGLVHLTVARVYLEMGGFSRALEGLQGAHKIATSISDPSLELQVYVTLSELFGRLQDNDKSATYASKAYDLSRSLQLGDLNSSHHRAALLRMAAALRKQGDLGDAHDYCMEATRLALISGDQATYTRSLRIMGDIYRKKVDMDRAFRQYEQAMGTSAALGDRMAQMEAMDGAARCLESLRIQQKICNCRPLEFNTRLLEVASSIGSKLLVRRIRSRLALIYRALGDEEQYSTHLRLAGQTDAALGLFCGACGDTFGLEPNSIEALPCAHILHARCAHDLLRRREKGPSRACPACNKLLSSRLHLCGNESSCGPGGGSEPTDTLNINDAAADALLAIDTVDIMAPLCTANGRIIRNSNEKTIICNGLTSAGPNVDSTSLLLTTTSSPKPLYRSNLSLASLSLRASSLTIDSARNATSSV; this is encoded by the exons TATACCACACAGCCATAATTTATCAGCAACACATTTGCTTGCATCGCCGGATGGTTCACGCTACTTATTGGAAAACTCTAATG ATCTGAGTCAATTAGATGAAAGCTATTCACGACTAGCTGGTTGTGGGTCCAGCCCCGATGTCACATCGCTTTGGGCGCGGCATGGAATATCTGCCTCTCATAATTcaattataaattgttttttagtttGTCAACGTAGTTTAAAACAGTATATGGCACGACGAAAA ATTGAACGAGGTTTGCGCCTTTATGAACAACATAATCAAAATGCTGCGGTACGCATTTGGCGAAGCGCTTTAAAAACGACTGATCGCCGTGAAGATTGTTTTCAATTACTTGGTTATCTTTATCAGGCCCATATGGATTGGGGTAAATATCGTGAAGCGATAGAATTTGGACATCGGCAATTAGGAATATCTGAAGAGTTGGATTCACCTACAATGCGTGCGGAAACTTATCTAAACTTGGCGAGAGCACACGAGCGCCTCGGAGGTCTGGAACGTGCTCTCAGCTATGCACGCCATTCACTGTATAACGAATGTGGGACCCAATGTCGAACTGGAGGGCTTGTGCATTTGACAGTGGCACGCGTTTATTTGGAGATGGGAGGATTTTCGCGTGCACTTGAAGGGTTACAAGGGGCTCATAAGATAGCCACTTCTATAAGTGATCCATCGCTTGAGTTGCAGGTATATGTGACGCTGTCTGAGCTGTTCGGTCGTCTGCAGGATAATGATAAGAGCGCAACCTATGCATCTAAAGCTTATGATTTATCGCGTTCATTACAGCTAGGCGATCTCAATTCGTCACATCATCGCGCTGCATTGTTGCGGATGGCGGCTGCTCTCCGTAAACAAGGCGATCTGGGTGACGCGCATGACTATTGTATG GAAGCCACTCGCCTTGCGTTGATTTCTGGGGATCAAGCAACGTATACGCGAAGCTTACGAATAATGGGTGATATATATCGCAAGAAAGTGGACATGGAT CGCGCTTTTCGGCAATACGAACAAGCTATGGGAACTTCAGCTGCACTAGGCGATCGCATGGCACAAATGGAAGCAATGGATGGGGCAGCGCGCTGTTTAGAATCATTGCGGATACagcaaaaaatttgtaattgcCGGCCACTAGAATTTAATACGCGTTTGCTAGAGGTCGCAAGCTCCATTGGCTCCAAg CTTTTGGTGCGTAGAATACGGAGTCGTCTTGCACTTATCTATCGTGCTTTAGGCGATGAAGAACAGTACAGTACACATTTGCGGCTGGCGGGTCAAACAGATGCAGCGCTTGGGTTGTTTTGTGGTGCATGCGGTGATACTTTTGGCTTAGAGCCGAACTCAATAGAAGCACTACCATGTGCTCATATCTTACATGCACG TTGCGCTCATGATCTTTTGCGACGGCGAGAAAAGGGTCCCTCTCGTGCTTGTCCAGCATGTAATAAATTATTGAGCTCACGACTTCATCTTTGTGGTAATGAAAGCAGTTGTGGTCCTGGTGGTGGTAGTGAACCCACCGACACCTTAAATATCAATGACGCTGCTGCCGATGCTTTACTGGCAATCGATACGGTCGACATTATGGCGCCACTTTGTACAGCGAACGGTAGAATCATACGTAATTCCAATGAAAAGACGATCATCTGTAACGGCTTGACCAGTGCTGGGCCAAATGTTGACAGCACCTCTTTGCTATTGACCACAACTTCGTCACCAAAACCTTTGTACCGAAGTAATTTATCTTTGGCATCCCTAAGTTTGCGTGCTTCTAGTTTAACTATAGATAGCGCTCGAAATGCCACGTCGTCGGTTTAG
- the LOC120781300 gene encoding 43 kDa receptor-associated protein of the synapse homolog isoform X1 — protein sequence MHIYKHRIIMSWESISSKDLLSIPHSHNLSATHLLASPDGSRYLLENSNDLSQLDESYSRLAGCGSSPDVTSLWARHGISASHNSIINCFLVCQRSLKQYMARRKIERGLRLYEQHNQNAAVRIWRSALKTTDRREDCFQLLGYLYQAHMDWGKYREAIEFGHRQLGISEELDSPTMRAETYLNLARAHERLGGLERALSYARHSLYNECGTQCRTGGLVHLTVARVYLEMGGFSRALEGLQGAHKIATSISDPSLELQVYVTLSELFGRLQDNDKSATYASKAYDLSRSLQLGDLNSSHHRAALLRMAAALRKQGDLGDAHDYCMEATRLALISGDQATYTRSLRIMGDIYRKKVDMDRAFRQYEQAMGTSAALGDRMAQMEAMDGAARCLESLRIQQKICNCRPLEFNTRLLEVASSIGSKLLVRRIRSRLALIYRALGDEEQYSTHLRLAGQTDAALGLFCGACGDTFGLEPNSIEALPCAHILHARCAHDLLRRREKGPSRACPACNKLLSSRLHLCGNESSCGPGGGSEPTDTLNINDAAADALLAIDTVDIMAPLCTANGRIIRNSNEKTIICNGLTSAGPNVDSTSLLLTTTSSPKPLYRSNLSLASLSLRASSLTIDSARNATSSV from the exons TATACCACACAGCCATAATTTATCAGCAACACATTTGCTTGCATCGCCGGATGGTTCACGCTACTTATTGGAAAACTCTAATG ATCTGAGTCAATTAGATGAAAGCTATTCACGACTAGCTGGTTGTGGGTCCAGCCCCGATGTCACATCGCTTTGGGCGCGGCATGGAATATCTGCCTCTCATAATTcaattataaattgttttttagtttGTCAACGTAGTTTAAAACAGTATATGGCACGACGAAAA ATTGAACGAGGTTTGCGCCTTTATGAACAACATAATCAAAATGCTGCGGTACGCATTTGGCGAAGCGCTTTAAAAACGACTGATCGCCGTGAAGATTGTTTTCAATTACTTGGTTATCTTTATCAGGCCCATATGGATTGGGGTAAATATCGTGAAGCGATAGAATTTGGACATCGGCAATTAGGAATATCTGAAGAGTTGGATTCACCTACAATGCGTGCGGAAACTTATCTAAACTTGGCGAGAGCACACGAGCGCCTCGGAGGTCTGGAACGTGCTCTCAGCTATGCACGCCATTCACTGTATAACGAATGTGGGACCCAATGTCGAACTGGAGGGCTTGTGCATTTGACAGTGGCACGCGTTTATTTGGAGATGGGAGGATTTTCGCGTGCACTTGAAGGGTTACAAGGGGCTCATAAGATAGCCACTTCTATAAGTGATCCATCGCTTGAGTTGCAGGTATATGTGACGCTGTCTGAGCTGTTCGGTCGTCTGCAGGATAATGATAAGAGCGCAACCTATGCATCTAAAGCTTATGATTTATCGCGTTCATTACAGCTAGGCGATCTCAATTCGTCACATCATCGCGCTGCATTGTTGCGGATGGCGGCTGCTCTCCGTAAACAAGGCGATCTGGGTGACGCGCATGACTATTGTATG GAAGCCACTCGCCTTGCGTTGATTTCTGGGGATCAAGCAACGTATACGCGAAGCTTACGAATAATGGGTGATATATATCGCAAGAAAGTGGACATGGAT CGCGCTTTTCGGCAATACGAACAAGCTATGGGAACTTCAGCTGCACTAGGCGATCGCATGGCACAAATGGAAGCAATGGATGGGGCAGCGCGCTGTTTAGAATCATTGCGGATACagcaaaaaatttgtaattgcCGGCCACTAGAATTTAATACGCGTTTGCTAGAGGTCGCAAGCTCCATTGGCTCCAAg CTTTTGGTGCGTAGAATACGGAGTCGTCTTGCACTTATCTATCGTGCTTTAGGCGATGAAGAACAGTACAGTACACATTTGCGGCTGGCGGGTCAAACAGATGCAGCGCTTGGGTTGTTTTGTGGTGCATGCGGTGATACTTTTGGCTTAGAGCCGAACTCAATAGAAGCACTACCATGTGCTCATATCTTACATGCACG TTGCGCTCATGATCTTTTGCGACGGCGAGAAAAGGGTCCCTCTCGTGCTTGTCCAGCATGTAATAAATTATTGAGCTCACGACTTCATCTTTGTGGTAATGAAAGCAGTTGTGGTCCTGGTGGTGGTAGTGAACCCACCGACACCTTAAATATCAATGACGCTGCTGCCGATGCTTTACTGGCAATCGATACGGTCGACATTATGGCGCCACTTTGTACAGCGAACGGTAGAATCATACGTAATTCCAATGAAAAGACGATCATCTGTAACGGCTTGACCAGTGCTGGGCCAAATGTTGACAGCACCTCTTTGCTATTGACCACAACTTCGTCACCAAAACCTTTGTACCGAAGTAATTTATCTTTGGCATCCCTAAGTTTGCGTGCTTCTAGTTTAACTATAGATAGCGCTCGAAATGCCACGTCGTCGGTTTAG